One window from the genome of [Mycobacterium] stephanolepidis encodes:
- a CDS encoding FadD3 family acyl-CoA ligase — MESAQQTPELTIPAALDQAAARFGSRDALYADGSWLTFSELRTRARRFAAALIALGVEHGERVAIWSPNSWHWPIACLGAQYAGAAVVPMNTRYTVDEATDILQRSQARVLVSVGVFLGSERITQLDAATLPDLRHIVRVAVEVGDRSNWNEFVAHGDDVTDEDIDARRDTVDSEDISDILFTSGTTGRSKGVLCMHRQPLAASLAWATYGEFTENDRYLCVNPFFHNFGYKAGILACLQTGAALMPQLTFDPEKAMAAVQEHQITVLPGAPTIFQMLLDHPARKNYDLTSLRYSVTGAAVVPVVLIERMQSELDFDLVLTAYGLTETQGFATICRSDDDAVTVATTCGRPMIGYELRIDGAQKPGDEGEVLLRSANVMKGYLDDPQATAETVDSDGWLHTGDIGKLDERGNLTITDRLKDMYICGGFNVYPAEIEQVLMRLDGVADAAVIGVPDARLGEVGKAYIVRRPDASLDSQAVIDYCAQHVANFKKPRFVEFLDELPRNLGGKVVKPTLRAMHEESA; from the coding sequence ATGGAGTCGGCGCAACAGACACCCGAACTCACCATCCCGGCAGCGTTGGACCAGGCAGCAGCCCGTTTCGGCAGTCGCGACGCCCTTTACGCGGACGGCTCCTGGCTGACCTTCTCAGAACTTCGCACCCGCGCGCGGCGCTTCGCCGCGGCCCTGATCGCACTCGGCGTCGAGCACGGCGAGCGCGTAGCCATCTGGTCCCCCAATTCATGGCACTGGCCCATCGCCTGCCTGGGTGCGCAGTACGCGGGGGCCGCCGTCGTCCCGATGAACACCCGCTACACAGTCGATGAGGCGACCGACATTCTGCAGCGCAGCCAGGCCCGTGTGCTGGTGTCTGTCGGGGTCTTCCTCGGTTCAGAACGCATCACCCAGCTAGACGCCGCAACCCTCCCCGACCTGCGGCACATCGTGCGGGTCGCGGTGGAAGTCGGCGACCGGTCCAACTGGAACGAGTTCGTGGCGCACGGAGACGACGTCACCGACGAGGACATCGACGCCCGGCGGGACACAGTGGATTCCGAGGACATCAGCGACATCCTTTTCACCTCCGGCACCACCGGACGTAGCAAGGGCGTGCTGTGCATGCATCGTCAACCGCTGGCCGCCTCCTTGGCCTGGGCCACCTACGGCGAATTCACCGAAAACGACCGCTACCTCTGCGTCAATCCGTTCTTCCACAACTTCGGGTACAAGGCGGGAATCCTGGCCTGTCTGCAGACCGGGGCGGCACTCATGCCGCAGCTGACCTTCGACCCCGAAAAGGCCATGGCCGCGGTCCAGGAGCACCAGATCACCGTGCTGCCCGGCGCGCCGACCATCTTCCAGATGCTGCTCGACCATCCGGCACGTAAGAACTACGACCTGACCTCGCTGCGCTACTCCGTCACGGGTGCGGCCGTCGTCCCGGTGGTACTCATCGAACGCATGCAATCCGAGCTGGATTTCGATCTGGTGCTTACCGCCTACGGCCTCACCGAGACTCAGGGTTTCGCCACGATCTGCCGCTCCGACGACGACGCGGTCACCGTCGCGACCACCTGTGGACGTCCGATGATCGGCTACGAGCTGCGGATCGACGGCGCACAGAAACCCGGCGACGAGGGCGAAGTGCTGCTGCGCAGCGCCAATGTCATGAAGGGCTATCTCGACGATCCACAGGCCACCGCCGAGACCGTCGACTCGGATGGTTGGTTGCACACCGGTGATATCGGAAAGCTCGACGAGCGGGGCAATCTCACCATCACCGACCGCCTCAAGGACATGTACATCTGCGGCGGATTCAACGTGTATCCCGCCGAGATCGAGCAGGTGCTGATGCGCCTGGACGGTGTGGCCGACGCCGCCGTGATCGGCGTCCCCGACGCACGCCTCGGCGAGGTCGGCAAGGCGTACATCGTGCGCAGGCCCGATGCATCTCTGGACTCGCAGGCAGTAATCGATTACTGCGCACAGCATGTGGCGAACTTCAAGAAACCGCGGTTCGTCGAGTTTCTCGACGAACTTCCCCGCAACCTGGGCGGCAAGGTGGTCAAGCCCACCCTGCGTGCCATGCATGAGGAGTCTGCGTAA
- the ipdE1 gene encoding acyl-CoA dehydrogenase IpdE1, translated as MSDDQVRAEIREWLAENLVGEFAELKGLGGPGSEHVAFEERLAWNRLLAAAGWTCLGWPVEHGGRGATVSQRVIFYEEYARAEAPHKVNHLGEELLGPTLIAYGTPEQQQRFLPAIRDVTELWCQGYSEPGAGSDLANVSTTAVRDGDEWVINGQKVWTSLALQSQWCFVVARTEPGSARHKGLSYLLVPLEQPGVEIRPIIQLTGTSEFNEVFFDSARTAADLVVGEPGDGWRVAMGTLTFERGVSTLGNQITYARELSRLAELAKSNGSADDPAIRERLAQAYVGLRTMRAYALATMDEERPGQDNVSKLLWANWHRDLGELAMEIIGKSTLLTDDGEMDEWQRLFLFSRADTIYGGSNEIQRNIISERVLGLPREAR; from the coding sequence ATATCCGACGATCAGGTGCGTGCCGAGATCCGGGAATGGCTGGCCGAGAACCTTGTCGGCGAATTCGCCGAGCTGAAGGGCCTGGGCGGTCCGGGTAGCGAGCACGTGGCCTTCGAAGAGCGCCTCGCCTGGAACCGTCTCCTGGCTGCCGCGGGCTGGACCTGCCTGGGCTGGCCCGTCGAGCACGGCGGTCGCGGAGCCACCGTGAGTCAACGCGTCATCTTCTATGAGGAGTACGCCCGCGCCGAGGCGCCGCACAAGGTCAATCACCTGGGCGAGGAGCTGCTAGGACCGACGCTCATCGCCTACGGCACCCCCGAACAGCAGCAGCGCTTCCTTCCGGCCATCCGCGATGTCACCGAGCTGTGGTGTCAGGGATATTCGGAACCCGGTGCAGGGTCGGACCTGGCGAACGTGTCCACCACCGCGGTGCGTGACGGTGACGAGTGGGTGATCAACGGGCAGAAGGTGTGGACCTCGCTGGCGCTGCAATCGCAGTGGTGTTTCGTGGTCGCGCGTACCGAACCCGGATCGGCACGGCACAAAGGCCTGTCGTATCTTCTTGTGCCCCTTGAGCAGCCAGGTGTCGAGATCCGCCCGATCATCCAGCTGACCGGCACCTCGGAGTTCAACGAGGTGTTCTTCGACAGTGCGCGCACCGCCGCCGATCTGGTGGTCGGTGAGCCCGGTGATGGCTGGCGGGTCGCCATGGGCACCCTGACCTTCGAGCGTGGTGTCTCGACGTTGGGCAACCAGATCACCTATGCCCGTGAGCTTTCGAGGCTAGCCGAGCTCGCCAAGTCCAACGGCTCGGCGGACGACCCCGCGATCCGCGAGCGCCTGGCCCAGGCTTATGTCGGGCTCCGCACCATGCGCGCCTACGCGCTGGCCACCATGGACGAGGAGCGCCCCGGCCAGGACAATGTGTCAAAGCTGTTGTGGGCCAACTGGCATCGTGACCTGGGCGAGCTGGCGATGGAGATCATCGGAAAGTCGACCCTGTTGACCGATGACGGAGAGATGGACGAATGGCAGCGTCTGTTCCTCTTCTCCCGTGCCGACACGATTTACGGTGGCTCCAATGAGATCCAACGCAACATCATTTCCGAGCGGGTGCTCGGACTACCCAGAGAGGCGCGCTAA
- the ipdF gene encoding (5R,7aS)-5-hydroxy-7a-methyl-1-oxo-2,3,5,6,7,7a-hexahydro-1H-indene-carboxyl-CoA reductase, with amino-acid sequence MSLSQAPKEIDGHGLLKDKAVVVTAAAGTGIGSSTARRALAEGADVVVSDYHERRLTETRDELAALGLGKVAAVVCDVTSTEAVDALIVESVAALGRIDVLVNNAGLGGETPVADMTDEQWGRVLDVTLTSTFRATRAALRYFREAGHGGVIVNNASVLGWRAQYGQSHYAAAKAGVMALTRCSAIEAVEYGVRINAVAPSIARHKFLDKVTSSDLLDKLSSDEAFGRAAEPWEIASTIAFLASDYSSYLTGEVISVSSQRA; translated from the coding sequence GTGAGCTTGTCCCAGGCACCGAAAGAGATTGACGGACACGGTCTTCTGAAGGACAAGGCCGTCGTCGTGACCGCGGCCGCCGGAACCGGGATCGGCTCGTCGACCGCGCGCCGTGCTCTGGCCGAGGGTGCCGACGTGGTCGTTTCCGATTATCACGAGCGTCGCCTCACCGAGACACGCGACGAGCTGGCGGCGCTCGGGTTGGGCAAGGTGGCCGCGGTGGTGTGTGATGTCACGTCCACCGAGGCCGTCGACGCGCTCATCGTCGAATCCGTTGCCGCACTGGGCCGTATCGATGTGCTGGTGAACAACGCCGGGCTAGGCGGTGAGACTCCCGTCGCCGATATGACCGATGAGCAGTGGGGCCGGGTTCTCGATGTCACCCTGACCTCCACGTTCCGCGCGACCCGTGCGGCCCTGCGGTACTTCCGCGAGGCCGGTCACGGTGGTGTCATCGTCAACAACGCGAGCGTGCTGGGCTGGCGCGCGCAGTACGGACAATCGCATTACGCCGCCGCCAAGGCTGGCGTCATGGCTCTGACGCGATGCAGCGCCATCGAGGCCGTCGAGTATGGCGTACGCATCAACGCGGTCGCCCCGAGCATTGCCCGGCATAAGTTCCTCGACAAGGTGACGTCTTCGGATCTGCTGGACAAGCTGTCCTCCGATGAGGCATTCGGTCGCGCCGCCGAGCCGTGGGAGATTGCCTCCACCATTGCCTTCCTTGCCAGCGATTACTCGAGCTACCTGACCGGCGAGGTCATCTCGGTGTCCAGCCAGCGCGCGTGA
- a CDS encoding TetR/AcrR family transcriptional regulator, translating to MAEVRESDALRASGSSQPSRRDELLSLAAAMFAERGLRATTVRDIADAAGILSGSLYHHFDSKEAIVDELLRDFLEGLFARYREIAAANLNPVDTLKGLFLASFDAIETKHAQVAIYQAEAPRLLSQERFAYLNELNTEQRELWLEVLRDGIAQGYFRPDLDVAVVYRFIRDATWVSVRWFRPGGSRTAQEVAEQYLSIVLGGITVD from the coding sequence GTGGCAGAAGTGCGAGAGTCGGACGCTCTTCGTGCAAGTGGCTCGTCGCAGCCGTCGCGACGTGACGAACTGCTGAGCCTTGCCGCCGCCATGTTCGCAGAACGCGGTCTGCGCGCCACCACGGTGCGCGACATCGCCGATGCCGCCGGAATCCTGTCGGGCAGTCTCTATCACCACTTCGATTCCAAAGAGGCGATCGTCGACGAACTGCTGCGGGACTTCCTCGAGGGACTCTTCGCCCGGTATCGCGAGATTGCCGCGGCCAACCTGAACCCCGTCGACACACTTAAGGGCCTGTTCCTGGCCTCATTCGACGCGATCGAAACCAAGCATGCGCAGGTCGCCATCTACCAGGCGGAAGCACCCCGGCTGCTGTCACAGGAGCGGTTCGCATATCTGAACGAACTCAACACCGAGCAGCGCGAGTTGTGGCTCGAAGTGCTGCGCGACGGCATCGCCCAGGGCTACTTCCGCCCCGATCTTGATGTGGCAGTGGTGTACCGGTTCATTCGCGACGCAACATGGGTGTCGGTGCGCTGGTTCCGTCCAGGCGGTTCGCGCACGGCGCAGGAAGTCGCCGAACAGTACCTTTCGATAGTCCTCGGCGGGATTACCGTCGATTAG
- the fadA6 gene encoding steroid 3-ketoacyl-CoA thiolase FadA6 has product MSEAYIIDAVRTAVGKRNGSLSTVHPLDLGAATFKGLFDRVDVDPDAIDDVIMGVLDAIGGQAGNAGRLAWLAGGYPEEVPGCTVDRQCGSSQQAISFAAQAVMSGTADLVVAGGFQNMSQIPISAAMLVGKEYGFTSPTAESEGWLHRYGDQEISQFRGAEMIAEKWDISREEMEQFALSSHERAFAAIRNGHFDNEIVPVGDFRVDEGPRESTLEKMAGLKTLVEGGRLTAALASQISDGGSATLVASESAVKAHGLKPRARIHHISARGDDPVFMLTGPIPATKYALAKTGLTMDDIDVVEINEAFAPVVLAWAKELDVDLKKVNPNGGAIALGHPLGATGAKLFATMLNELERTGGKYGLQTMCEGGGTANVTIIERL; this is encoded by the coding sequence ATGTCTGAGGCGTACATCATTGACGCTGTGCGTACCGCGGTCGGTAAGCGCAATGGCTCACTGTCCACGGTGCACCCGCTGGATCTGGGTGCGGCCACCTTCAAGGGGCTCTTCGATCGCGTCGACGTCGACCCCGACGCCATCGATGACGTGATCATGGGCGTCCTGGACGCCATCGGTGGGCAGGCGGGCAATGCCGGACGCCTCGCGTGGCTGGCCGGTGGGTATCCGGAAGAGGTGCCGGGCTGCACCGTAGACCGTCAGTGCGGATCGAGCCAGCAGGCCATTTCCTTTGCCGCGCAGGCTGTTATGTCCGGAACCGCCGACCTGGTGGTGGCCGGTGGCTTCCAGAACATGAGCCAGATTCCGATCTCGGCCGCGATGCTCGTCGGCAAGGAGTATGGATTCACTTCGCCCACGGCAGAATCCGAGGGCTGGCTGCACCGCTATGGCGATCAGGAAATCTCCCAGTTCCGCGGCGCGGAGATGATCGCCGAGAAGTGGGACATCAGCCGCGAGGAGATGGAGCAGTTCGCGCTCTCCAGCCATGAGCGGGCTTTCGCCGCGATCCGCAACGGACACTTCGACAACGAGATCGTCCCGGTCGGCGACTTCCGCGTCGACGAGGGTCCGCGTGAGAGCACGCTGGAGAAGATGGCGGGGCTCAAGACCCTCGTCGAGGGTGGCCGTCTCACGGCCGCTCTGGCCAGCCAGATCTCCGACGGTGGTAGCGCGACGCTGGTCGCCTCGGAAAGCGCGGTGAAGGCGCACGGGCTGAAGCCACGCGCACGCATTCATCACATCAGCGCCCGCGGCGACGACCCGGTGTTCATGTTGACCGGCCCCATCCCCGCTACCAAGTACGCGCTCGCCAAGACCGGTCTGACGATGGACGATATCGACGTTGTCGAGATCAACGAGGCCTTCGCCCCCGTGGTGTTGGCATGGGCCAAGGAGCTGGATGTCGACCTGAAGAAGGTCAACCCCAACGGCGGCGCAATCGCGCTGGGTCACCCGCTGGGAGCCACCGGCGCCAAGTTGTTCGCCACCATGCTCAACGAGCTGGAGCGCACCGGCGGCAAGTACGGTCTGCAGACGATGTGTGAGGGCGGCGGCACCGCCAACGTCACCATCATCGAGCGCCTCTGA
- a CDS encoding endonuclease domain-containing protein, whose product MGEVPWPFRSGEAIASGAVTEHEIRRRYEQLYPSVYVPRGSNVTAIQRARAAWLWSRRGGVVAGLSASALLGSKWVDGSGAAELIYRNHKAPKGLRVHRESLLAGEVARVDGLAVTSAARTAFDLGRWLPPHTAVERLDALIAATGVSPSEILQISDMHPGARGLVALGRALELVDGGAESPQETRTRLLLVRAGFPKPQTQIRVYTRDGEFVARIDMGWEDVKVGVEFDGAQHWTDPHQRSRDVDRSAGLSAEGWNIIRVTSEMLRHRAGTIVARVDEAFRTAMSSGNLARDFGRFAS is encoded by the coding sequence ATGGGGGAGGTTCCATGGCCGTTTCGTTCTGGTGAGGCTATTGCTTCTGGAGCTGTGACTGAGCACGAAATCCGTCGTCGATACGAACAGCTCTACCCATCCGTGTACGTTCCACGCGGATCGAATGTGACGGCCATACAGCGTGCACGGGCCGCATGGTTGTGGTCGCGGCGAGGCGGGGTGGTCGCGGGCCTGTCCGCATCGGCGCTTCTCGGCTCGAAGTGGGTAGATGGTTCGGGCGCAGCGGAATTGATCTATCGAAACCATAAGGCGCCGAAGGGGTTGAGGGTTCACCGAGAGTCATTGCTGGCAGGCGAGGTTGCTCGTGTTGACGGCCTCGCGGTCACCTCGGCGGCACGCACGGCCTTCGACCTTGGACGCTGGTTGCCGCCGCACACCGCCGTTGAACGCTTGGACGCTCTGATCGCAGCTACGGGAGTCAGTCCCTCAGAGATTCTTCAGATCTCGGATATGCATCCCGGAGCCAGAGGACTTGTGGCGCTCGGCAGGGCGCTGGAGTTGGTCGACGGCGGAGCAGAGTCACCTCAAGAAACCCGCACGCGGCTGCTTCTCGTAAGGGCGGGATTCCCTAAGCCGCAGACTCAGATCCGGGTCTACACGCGCGACGGAGAATTCGTCGCGAGGATCGACATGGGCTGGGAGGACGTCAAGGTCGGAGTCGAATTCGACGGCGCACAGCACTGGACGGATCCGCACCAGCGGTCCCGCGATGTCGATCGGTCAGCCGGACTCTCCGCAGAGGGCTGGAACATCATTCGGGTGACATCCGAGATGCTGCGGCATCGAGCGGGCACGATCGTAGCCCGGGTCGATGAGGCGTTTCGAACGGCGATGTCGAGTGGGAATCTGGCGAGGGATTTCGGTCGTTTTGCCTCGTGA
- the ipdC gene encoding (3aS,4S,5R,7aS)-5-hydroxy-7a-methyl-1-oxo-octahydro-1H-indene-4-carboxyl-CoA dehydrogenase produces the protein MSAPVLKTALTELVGIDHPVVQTGMGWVAGPRLVAATSNAGGLGILASATMTLEELVAAVAKTKSLTDKPFGVNIRADAGDATERIDLLIREKVKVASFALAPKQDLIAKLKDNGVVVVPSIGAAKHAKKVAAWGADAVIVQGGEGGGHTGPVATTLLLPSVLDAVKDTAMPVIAAGGFFDGRGLAAALSYGATGVAMGTRFLLTSDSTVPDAVKERYLASALDGTVVSTRVDGMPHRVLRTELVEKLESGSRVRGFSAAIRNAAKFKKMSGMTWRSMVTDGLAMRHGKELTWSQVLMAANTPMLLKAGLVEGNTGAGVLASGQVAGILDDLPSCQDLIDAIVTEAVAQLKSANAAIL, from the coding sequence ATGAGTGCACCGGTCCTCAAGACAGCACTGACTGAGCTGGTCGGCATCGACCATCCCGTCGTCCAGACCGGTATGGGCTGGGTGGCCGGTCCTCGCCTGGTGGCCGCCACCTCCAACGCCGGCGGTCTGGGCATCCTCGCCTCGGCGACCATGACGCTGGAGGAATTGGTCGCGGCGGTCGCGAAGACGAAGTCACTCACCGACAAGCCCTTCGGTGTGAACATCCGCGCGGACGCCGGTGATGCCACCGAGCGTATCGATCTGCTGATCCGCGAGAAGGTCAAGGTGGCCTCGTTCGCGCTGGCACCCAAGCAGGATCTGATCGCCAAGCTGAAAGACAATGGCGTGGTGGTCGTTCCGTCTATCGGCGCAGCCAAGCATGCCAAGAAGGTCGCCGCCTGGGGTGCCGACGCAGTGATCGTGCAGGGCGGTGAGGGCGGCGGGCACACCGGACCTGTCGCGACCACGCTGCTGCTGCCCTCGGTGCTCGATGCCGTCAAGGACACCGCAATGCCGGTCATCGCCGCCGGTGGATTCTTCGACGGGCGTGGCCTCGCCGCAGCGCTGTCCTACGGCGCGACCGGTGTCGCCATGGGCACCCGATTCCTGCTGACCTCCGATAGCACCGTGCCTGATGCGGTCAAGGAGCGCTACCTGGCCTCGGCCCTCGATGGCACCGTGGTGTCGACCCGGGTCGACGGCATGCCGCACCGGGTGTTGCGCACCGAGCTGGTCGAGAAGCTCGAAAGCGGTTCGCGGGTGCGTGGATTCAGCGCCGCGATCCGGAACGCGGCCAAGTTCAAGAAGATGTCGGGAATGACGTGGCGGTCCATGGTCACGGACGGCCTGGCGATGCGCCACGGCAAGGAGCTCACCTGGTCTCAGGTGCTCATGGCCGCGAACACCCCGATGCTGCTGAAGGCCGGTCTGGTCGAGGGCAACACCGGTGCCGGTGTTCTCGCCTCCGGTCAGGTCGCGGGCATCCTCGATGACCTGCCCAGCTGCCAGGACCTGATCGACGCGATCGTGACGGAAGCGGTTGCCCAGCTGAAGAGTGCGAACGCGGCCATCCTCTAA
- a CDS encoding CoA-transferase subunit beta codes for MSEATRAEVCAVACAELFRDAGEIMASAMSTMSTVGARLARLTFSPDLVLSDGEAVLMAETPAIGGTSPIEGWMPFRKVFDVVASGRRHVVMGANQIDRYGNQNLSAFGPLQHPTRQMFGVRGAPGNTINHATSYWVGNHSARVFGNSVDIVSGVGYDKVDPANPAYKYLNVFRVISNLGVFDFNGPNHEMQALSLHPGVSAEEVASNTSFEVHGLNDAGETRLPTDEELRIIREVIDPKSFRDKEVKQ; via the coding sequence ATGAGCGAGGCAACCCGCGCCGAGGTATGCGCCGTAGCGTGCGCCGAGTTGTTCAGGGACGCAGGCGAGATCATGGCCTCCGCGATGTCGACCATGTCCACCGTCGGTGCCCGACTGGCTCGCCTGACCTTCTCCCCCGATCTGGTGCTCTCCGACGGAGAGGCCGTCCTGATGGCCGAGACACCGGCAATCGGCGGCACCTCTCCGATCGAGGGGTGGATGCCCTTCCGCAAGGTGTTCGACGTGGTGGCCTCCGGCCGTCGACATGTCGTCATGGGCGCCAACCAGATTGACCGCTACGGCAATCAGAACCTCTCGGCGTTCGGGCCGCTGCAGCACCCCACCCGGCAGATGTTCGGTGTGCGCGGCGCACCGGGCAACACCATCAACCACGCCACGTCGTATTGGGTGGGCAACCATTCGGCGCGAGTGTTCGGGAACTCTGTCGACATCGTCTCGGGCGTCGGTTACGACAAGGTCGACCCGGCGAACCCGGCGTACAAGTACCTCAACGTGTTCCGGGTGATTTCCAACCTGGGTGTGTTCGACTTCAACGGCCCCAACCACGAGATGCAGGCGCTGTCACTGCACCCCGGCGTCTCGGCCGAGGAGGTTGCGTCAAACACCAGCTTCGAGGTGCACGGGCTGAACGACGCCGGTGAGACCCGTCTGCCCACCGATGAAGAGCTTCGGATCATTCGCGAGGTGATTGATCCGAAGTCATTCCGGGACAAGGAAGTCAAGCAATGA
- a CDS encoding CoA transferase subunit A, with the protein MADKTSTLDEVVSELRSGMTIGLGGWGSRRKPMAFVRAILRSDITDLTVVTYGGPDLGLLCSAGKVKKAYYGFVSLDSPPFYDPWFAKARTTGAIESREMDEGMVKCGLEAAAARLPFLPIRAGLGSDVMNFWGDELKTVTSPYADSSGNAETLVAMPALNLDAAFVHLNLGDSTGNAAYTGVDPYFDDLYCLAAERRYLSVEKIVSTEELVKTVPLQSLLLNRMMVDKVVEAPGGAHFTIGAADYGRDEKFQRHYAEAAGNPETWQTFVDTYLSGSEEDYQAAVKRFKEQQA; encoded by the coding sequence ATGGCAGACAAGACAAGCACTCTCGACGAGGTCGTCTCCGAACTGCGCAGCGGCATGACCATCGGTCTCGGCGGCTGGGGTTCGCGCCGCAAGCCGATGGCCTTCGTGCGCGCGATCTTGCGTTCGGATATCACGGATTTGACGGTCGTCACCTACGGCGGACCGGACTTGGGCCTGCTGTGTTCGGCGGGCAAGGTCAAAAAGGCCTACTACGGCTTCGTGTCCCTGGATTCGCCGCCGTTCTATGACCCGTGGTTCGCAAAAGCGCGCACCACCGGTGCCATCGAGTCCCGCGAGATGGATGAAGGCATGGTCAAGTGCGGCCTGGAGGCCGCCGCCGCCCGCCTACCATTCCTGCCCATCCGGGCCGGGCTGGGCTCGGACGTCATGAATTTCTGGGGCGACGAGCTCAAGACCGTCACATCCCCGTATGCGGACTCGTCGGGAAACGCGGAAACCCTGGTCGCAATGCCCGCACTGAATCTGGACGCCGCATTCGTGCACCTGAACCTGGGTGACTCCACCGGCAATGCCGCCTACACCGGTGTGGACCCGTACTTCGACGACCTCTACTGCCTGGCCGCCGAGCGCCGCTACCTCTCTGTGGAGAAGATCGTGTCCACCGAGGAACTGGTCAAAACCGTTCCCCTGCAGTCACTCCTGCTGAACCGCATGATGGTGGACAAGGTGGTGGAAGCTCCCGGTGGCGCGCACTTCACCATCGGCGCCGCCGACTACGGCCGCGACGAGAAGTTCCAGCGGCACTACGCCGAGGCCGCCGGGAATCCGGAGACCTGGCAGACCTTCGTCGACACCTACCTGTCCGGTTCCGAAGAGGACTACCAGGCAGCCGTTAAGCGGTTTAAGGAGCAGCAGGCATGA
- a CDS encoding enoyl-CoA hydratase family protein — translation MGIITATVEPGIVTVTVDYPKVNAIPSRGWFELADAILAAGNDPSTHVVILRAEGRGFNAGADIKEMQRTQAEGQGFTALIDTNRGCFEAFSAVYRCKVPVIAAVNGFCLGGGIGLVGNADVIVASDDAVFSVPEVDRGALGTATHLQRLVPQHVMRRMFYTAAKIDAKTLHHYGSIHEVVPREELDEAALRVARDIAAKDTRVIRAAKEAINVIDPQDVESSYRMEQGFTFELNLAGVADEHRDAFVETGKPKGN, via the coding sequence ATGGGCATCATCACCGCGACGGTTGAACCGGGCATCGTGACCGTCACCGTCGACTATCCGAAGGTCAACGCCATCCCCTCGCGCGGATGGTTTGAGCTGGCCGACGCCATCCTGGCGGCGGGCAATGACCCGTCCACCCACGTCGTGATCCTGCGAGCCGAGGGCCGCGGGTTCAACGCGGGCGCCGACATCAAGGAAATGCAGCGCACCCAGGCAGAAGGACAGGGCTTCACCGCCTTGATCGACACCAACCGAGGCTGCTTCGAAGCCTTCAGCGCGGTCTACCGCTGCAAGGTGCCCGTCATCGCCGCCGTCAACGGCTTCTGCCTCGGCGGTGGAATCGGCTTGGTGGGTAACGCCGACGTGATCGTCGCCTCCGATGATGCGGTGTTCAGCGTGCCCGAGGTGGACCGTGGCGCACTCGGCACCGCCACTCATCTGCAGCGATTGGTCCCCCAGCATGTGATGCGCCGGATGTTCTACACAGCAGCCAAGATCGACGCAAAAACGTTGCACCACTACGGATCCATTCACGAGGTGGTGCCACGGGAGGAACTCGACGAGGCCGCGCTGCGCGTCGCGCGTGACATCGCCGCCAAGGACACCCGCGTCATCCGCGCCGCCAAGGAAGCCATCAACGTCATAGATCCGCAGGACGTCGAATCCAGCTATCGCATGGAACAGGGCTTCACATTCGAGCTCAACCTGGCCGGTGTCGCCGACGAGCACCGTGACGCATTCGTCGAGACCGGAAAGCCGAAGGGAAACTAA
- a CDS encoding SDR family oxidoreductase, whose protein sequence is MRTPYELGLAGRVVLVTGGVRGVGAGISRVFDELGATVITCARRPAPDGLRASGSSQSPPYEFHPCDVRDEESVDALISAIVSGHGRLDAVVNNAGGAPFALAADASHNFHRKIIELNLLSALLVSQRANAVMQRQDEGGTIVNITSVSASRPSPGTAAYGAAKAGLESLTRSLAVEWAPKVRVNALAAGMIRTELSEMHYGDEDGIASVGATVPLGRLANPDEIGWTAAFLASPLSSYVTGSVLTVHGGGERPAFLDAANVNSNENGEKE, encoded by the coding sequence GTGCGAACCCCTTACGAACTCGGCCTCGCGGGCCGCGTCGTGCTGGTCACCGGAGGTGTCCGCGGTGTCGGTGCCGGGATCAGTCGGGTGTTCGACGAGCTCGGTGCGACGGTGATTACCTGCGCACGCCGCCCCGCACCCGATGGTCTTCGCGCAAGCGGCTCATCCCAGAGCCCCCCTTACGAATTTCATCCCTGCGATGTCCGCGACGAAGAGTCGGTGGACGCGCTCATCAGCGCCATCGTGTCCGGGCATGGGCGCCTGGATGCTGTCGTGAACAACGCCGGTGGTGCGCCCTTCGCGCTGGCCGCCGACGCGAGCCACAACTTCCATCGCAAGATCATCGAACTGAATCTGCTCTCGGCCCTGCTCGTCTCGCAGCGCGCCAACGCCGTGATGCAGCGGCAGGACGAGGGCGGCACCATCGTCAACATCACCAGCGTGAGCGCAAGCCGACCCTCGCCGGGTACTGCCGCATATGGCGCCGCCAAGGCCGGGCTCGAGAGCCTGACCCGGAGCCTGGCTGTGGAATGGGCGCCCAAGGTGCGGGTGAATGCGCTGGCCGCCGGAATGATCCGCACCGAGCTCTCGGAAATGCATTATGGCGATGAAGACGGGATTGCGTCCGTCGGCGCGACGGTGCCGCTGGGCCGCCTTGCGAATCCGGACGAGATTGGTTGGACGGCAGCGTTTCTTGCCTCACCACTGTCCTCGTACGTGACCGGTTCGGTCCTCACGGTTCATGGCGGAGGGGAGCGTCCCGCGTTCCTCGACGCCGCCAATGTCAACAGCAATGAGAACGGCGAAAAGGAATAG